A window of the Desulforapulum autotrophicum HRM2 genome harbors these coding sequences:
- a CDS encoding LamB/YcsF family protein produces the protein MTGTMDLNCDMGESFGTYTIGMDEAVMPLITSANIACGFHGGDPWVMEKTVILAKVNKVNIGAHPGYPDLEGFGRRKMELSPKELRSTMIYQIGALRAFAAAHGTRVTHVKPHGSLYLKAVEDPETAETIARAILDVDPEMAYIALAGKKGKNMERLARTLGLKVIFEAFPDRAYTPEGTLAPRSMAGAVISDPHTVAQRALMMAEEGAITAIDGSRIKLEAQTLCIHGDNQGAVDLIKGIRTTLGTRGILLAPALG, from the coding sequence GTGACCGGGACAATGGATCTTAACTGCGACATGGGGGAAAGCTTTGGCACCTACACCATTGGCATGGACGAAGCTGTGATGCCTTTGATCACCTCGGCAAACATTGCCTGCGGCTTCCATGGGGGAGATCCCTGGGTGATGGAAAAAACCGTGATCCTGGCCAAAGTCAACAAGGTGAACATCGGCGCCCACCCGGGCTATCCTGATCTTGAAGGCTTTGGCAGAAGAAAGATGGAACTCTCCCCCAAAGAGCTCAGAAGCACCATGATTTACCAGATCGGTGCCCTCAGGGCCTTTGCAGCGGCCCATGGCACCCGTGTGACCCATGTCAAACCCCACGGCAGCCTCTACCTCAAGGCCGTGGAGGACCCTGAAACAGCTGAAACCATTGCCCGGGCCATCCTGGATGTGGACCCGGAAATGGCCTACATCGCCCTTGCCGGAAAAAAGGGAAAAAACATGGAAAGACTCGCCCGCACCTTGGGATTAAAGGTGATCTTTGAGGCCTTTCCAGATCGGGCCTATACTCCTGAGGGCACCCTGGCACCGAGATCCATGGCCGGCGCCGTGATCAGTGATCCCCACACGGTTGCACAACGGGCCCTCATGATGGCAGAGGAGGGAGCCATCACGGCCATTGACGGCTCCCGGATAAAACTTGAAGCCCAAACCCTGTGCATCCACGGGGACAATCAAGGGGCCGTGGACCTGATCAAGGGAATCAGAACAACCCTTGGGACCAGGGGAATTTTACTGGCCCCTGCCCTGGGATGA